Proteins found in one Amycolatopsis aidingensis genomic segment:
- a CDS encoding ATP-binding protein — translation MDSTILDLSGNLLFCADGSTWAVWRAHPVESARSTGAQLQDLYSRTLAFMKSLRGEVLVVSLCEQVQPHAIIRRCIEGIDLDANPHWAETVHNAWDQLDTLEVLGRSYWVATPLAGHGWRDAAQGLLRATGAALAENLGIPARPASRAAVEQAQARARTVALELGSSIPLRPASEAELLWWLSRAPVRGVNEPQLDGAAAVHNTGITLTRGGGRARLATLRGTVLDEGGRTDTDPEGGSRRTGLLGPLRTLNRRFLKCLTPGDEGLVASYQAYLVLAEMPRVITFPGHEILPRLAGIGFDVDYALRITAKTNEEARAANRRRTRDLMSQDEEHGGDDAGVPADVQSAQEEQQHKNERLGASSTELELEVGLLACVWGTTAEDCDRRARALRSAFLGSEYTWERPLGGQIPLYQAFLPGYRTPMVVRETSQNLLATDLAMLLPFSATEFGDPTGALFGLVLDGGALSPFLLDPTYGPSHDSSGGLAIVGELGSGKSVVLKNVAAVVRLMLDGRVIVIDRTRSREWEPVARALPGDSQIVDIVDPTFDGERTAHAELRYSCDPLRVFTGKTSTGIAETFFASWLDLESHSAERDALGRGLDEVSGGADASSNTLIDTLARHGRDDPAAKALAERLRRLRRDPITRCLFDADLPPVDLLGADMVVFCTNEIPLPTTLEMSTDRMASRITVRKLFGRAFHLLIAAIAKEICFATDRWGEFICDEAYNVTGTPEGQQIALEFVRDGRKHGADAAFGSHAVADLGDEVLRGLIAVRFLGRHRDDHLARGGLEWLGIDPDDAHYREIVTKDLSPINPAGGDPERQARAGEFLVRDHASRVGKVKVLTQPYRDLPRAVLTTPTITRGAPGHSPA, via the coding sequence TTGGACAGCACGATCCTCGACCTCAGCGGCAACCTGCTGTTCTGCGCGGACGGCTCCACCTGGGCCGTGTGGCGGGCGCACCCGGTGGAGAGCGCCCGCTCCACCGGCGCCCAGTTGCAGGACCTCTACAGTCGCACCCTGGCCTTCATGAAGTCGCTGCGCGGCGAGGTCCTGGTGGTGTCCTTGTGTGAGCAGGTGCAACCGCACGCGATCATCCGTCGGTGTATCGAGGGCATCGACCTGGACGCCAACCCGCACTGGGCGGAGACGGTGCACAACGCCTGGGACCAGCTCGACACGCTCGAGGTGCTGGGACGCAGCTACTGGGTGGCCACACCCCTGGCCGGGCACGGCTGGCGCGACGCCGCACAGGGGCTGCTGCGGGCCACCGGGGCAGCGCTGGCGGAGAACCTGGGCATTCCCGCCCGCCCTGCCAGCAGGGCCGCGGTCGAGCAGGCTCAGGCGCGGGCCCGGACGGTGGCGCTGGAGCTGGGCTCGTCGATCCCGCTGCGTCCGGCCAGCGAGGCCGAGCTGCTGTGGTGGCTGTCCCGCGCCCCGGTCCGCGGGGTGAACGAACCCCAGCTCGACGGGGCGGCCGCGGTGCACAACACGGGCATCACCCTGACCCGCGGCGGTGGCCGGGCCCGCCTGGCGACCCTGCGCGGCACCGTGCTCGATGAGGGCGGCCGCACCGACACCGACCCCGAGGGCGGGTCCCGGCGCACAGGGCTGCTGGGTCCGCTCCGGACGCTGAACCGGCGTTTCCTGAAATGCCTCACCCCGGGCGACGAGGGGCTGGTCGCGAGCTACCAGGCGTACCTGGTGCTGGCCGAGATGCCCCGGGTGATCACCTTCCCCGGGCACGAGATCCTGCCCCGCCTGGCCGGGATCGGGTTCGACGTCGACTACGCCCTGCGGATCACCGCCAAGACCAACGAGGAAGCCCGCGCGGCCAACCGGCGCCGGACCCGGGATCTGATGAGCCAGGACGAGGAGCACGGCGGCGACGACGCCGGGGTGCCGGCCGATGTGCAGTCGGCGCAGGAGGAGCAGCAGCACAAGAACGAGCGGCTCGGCGCCAGCTCCACCGAGCTCGAGCTCGAGGTCGGCCTCCTCGCCTGCGTCTGGGGCACCACCGCCGAGGACTGCGACCGCCGAGCCCGCGCCCTGCGCTCGGCGTTCCTGGGCAGCGAGTACACCTGGGAACGCCCGCTGGGCGGCCAGATCCCGCTGTACCAAGCCTTCCTGCCCGGTTACCGGACACCGATGGTGGTGCGCGAGACCAGCCAGAACCTGCTGGCCACCGACCTGGCCATGCTGCTGCCGTTCTCGGCCACCGAGTTCGGCGACCCCACCGGCGCCCTGTTCGGCCTCGTGCTGGACGGCGGGGCGCTGTCCCCGTTCCTGCTGGACCCGACCTACGGGCCCAGCCACGACTCCTCCGGCGGCCTCGCCATCGTCGGCGAGCTGGGCTCGGGTAAGAGCGTGGTGCTGAAGAACGTCGCCGCCGTGGTGCGGCTCATGCTCGACGGGCGCGTGATCGTCATCGACCGGACCCGCAGCCGCGAATGGGAACCGGTAGCCCGGGCACTGCCGGGCGACAGCCAGATCGTCGACATCGTCGACCCCACCTTCGACGGCGAGCGGACGGCCCATGCGGAGCTGCGCTACTCCTGCGACCCGCTGCGGGTGTTCACCGGCAAGACCAGCACCGGCATCGCCGAGACCTTCTTCGCCTCCTGGCTCGACCTGGAGTCCCACTCCGCCGAGCGCGACGCGCTGGGCCGCGGCCTGGACGAGGTCAGCGGTGGTGCGGACGCCTCGAGTAACACCCTGATCGACACGCTGGCCCGGCACGGTCGCGACGACCCGGCGGCCAAGGCCCTGGCGGAGCGGCTGCGGCGGCTGCGGCGTGACCCGATCACCCGCTGCCTGTTCGACGCGGACCTGCCGCCGGTGGACCTGCTGGGCGCGGACATGGTCGTGTTCTGCACCAACGAGATTCCCCTGCCGACCACGCTGGAGATGAGCACCGACCGGATGGCCTCCCGTATCACCGTCCGCAAGCTGTTCGGGCGGGCCTTCCACCTGCTGATCGCGGCGATCGCCAAAGAGATCTGCTTCGCCACGGACCGCTGGGGCGAGTTCATCTGCGACGAGGCCTACAACGTCACCGGCACCCCCGAGGGGCAGCAGATCGCGCTGGAGTTCGTCCGGGACGGCCGTAAACATGGCGCCGACGCTGCCTTCGGCTCGCACGCCGTGGCCGACCTCGGCGACGAGGTCCTGCGGGGCCTGATCGCCGTGCGCTTCCTCGGCCGGCACCGTGATGACCACCTCGCCCGCGGCGGGCTGGAATGGCTCGGCATCGACCCCGACGATGCGCACTATCGCGAGATCGTCACCAAGGACCTGTCACCGATCAACCCCGCAGGCGGGGACCCCGAACGCCAGGCCCGGGCGGGGGAGTTCCTCGTGCGCGACCACGCCAGCCGGGTCGGCAAGGTCAAAGTCCTCACCCAGCCCTACCGCGACCTGCCTCGCGCCGTGCTCACCACACCCACCATCACCCGCGGCGCGCCCGGCCACAGCCCCGCCTGA
- a CDS encoding C40 family peptidase, translated as MNPLLAVTLAGRLRDRARQHPLAWGCLALLALAGPFLGLAVLAGVVVVVIAGSGGSAATVAPRQVPGIPDTMLVAYIQAAQHLPEIRPRCRGMRWSILAGVAQVESRHAAGHTIAPNGDIHPPILGPALDGSGAGGNRTPIRNRDGTYARAAGPFQFLTTTWDTVGQDGNRDGHRNVHNAFDAALGAAAYLCGTGPRDLNDEPQLRVALYSYNHSQAYVTTVLAHIRSYDAIPLRHRGRPIQATGVAKTVIDAAMSQLGVPYAWGGGTRHGPSTGIRDGGVADRHGDYAKIGFDCSGLTLYAYAQAGIDLPRTSRAQFHAGTRVPKEAGIGALRPGDLVFYSPGSIHHVGIYLGNGDMINAPYSGTTVRIDPVDLSEYAGAARLLH; from the coding sequence GTGAACCCCCTGCTCGCCGTCACCCTTGCCGGCCGCCTCCGCGACCGCGCCCGGCAGCATCCCCTCGCCTGGGGCTGCCTGGCCCTGCTGGCCCTCGCCGGCCCGTTCCTCGGCCTGGCGGTACTGGCCGGGGTCGTCGTGGTGGTCATCGCAGGCAGCGGCGGGAGCGCGGCGACGGTTGCTCCCCGGCAGGTGCCCGGCATCCCGGACACCATGCTTGTCGCCTACATCCAAGCCGCGCAGCACCTTCCGGAGATCCGTCCGCGGTGCCGGGGTATGCGGTGGTCCATCCTGGCCGGTGTCGCCCAGGTCGAATCCCGGCACGCCGCCGGACACACCATCGCCCCCAACGGCGACATCCACCCACCCATCCTGGGCCCAGCCCTGGACGGCAGCGGAGCCGGCGGCAACCGTACCCCGATCCGCAACCGCGACGGCACCTACGCCCGAGCGGCGGGTCCGTTCCAGTTCCTCACCACCACCTGGGACACCGTCGGCCAGGACGGCAACCGCGACGGCCACCGCAACGTCCACAACGCGTTCGACGCCGCCCTCGGGGCCGCCGCCTACCTCTGCGGCACCGGCCCTCGCGACCTCAATGACGAACCCCAGCTGCGCGTAGCGCTGTACTCCTACAACCACAGCCAGGCCTACGTCACCACGGTCCTGGCCCACATCCGCTCCTACGACGCCATCCCGCTGCGCCACCGCGGTCGCCCGATCCAGGCCACCGGCGTGGCCAAGACGGTCATCGACGCGGCCATGTCCCAGCTCGGCGTGCCCTATGCCTGGGGCGGCGGCACCCGGCACGGCCCCAGCACAGGCATCCGCGACGGGGGAGTCGCCGACCGCCACGGCGACTACGCCAAGATCGGCTTCGACTGCAGCGGCCTGACCCTGTATGCCTACGCCCAGGCCGGCATCGACCTACCCCGCACCAGCCGAGCACAGTTCCACGCCGGAACCCGCGTACCGAAAGAAGCCGGCATCGGTGCCCTCCGGCCCGGCGACCTCGTCTTCTACAGCCCCGGCTCGATCCACCACGTCGGCATCTACCTCGGCAACGGCGACATGATCAACGCCCCCTACTCGGGCACCACCGTCCGCATCGACCCCGTCGACCTCAGCGAATACGCAGGCGCAGCCCGCCTCCTCCACTGA
- a CDS encoding NucA/NucB deoxyribonuclease domain-containing protein: MTRHVRQTRLSIVLLAAAFAVAALVTPATATTGTTAGELDAQRILDLKTDCANHATDAGRLQGWTRSRFEQCHYYPVHVTLRTTKGAYLGFFDFELWVLAFAYDGSRRVDYVTTVENVKQSTSLQDELTYLTINRNCVGTDVTCAGSLSRSDTIAGWYAQPRMDTLTVTSPNDTGTGPYKIVNFTETVDFVGEYRDGKTKPVREVKAVNNVRFDSANAALGKGKFKGTVFRDHVPKFTLHLNDHGTDAEARHVDDALNHPERTFPAILGKNVPGQTPDDPLRRLMDPAKKKRNHDAATRICRNVWGDSYPAGGLDCDEYPFQSTYQGAAESTDNSPFSWHGSARPIPAQDNQKGGNQLATFYGVNRILDNDPFYVAVQP, encoded by the coding sequence ATGACACGGCACGTCAGACAGACCAGGCTGAGCATTGTTCTCCTCGCTGCTGCCTTTGCCGTGGCCGCGCTGGTAACACCGGCAACGGCGACCACGGGCACGACGGCGGGTGAGCTGGACGCACAGCGAATCCTCGATCTCAAGACCGATTGCGCCAACCACGCGACCGACGCCGGTCGTCTCCAAGGCTGGACCCGAAGCCGGTTCGAACAGTGTCATTACTACCCGGTTCACGTGACTCTGAGGACCACCAAGGGCGCCTACCTGGGGTTCTTCGATTTCGAGCTATGGGTCCTGGCATTTGCCTACGACGGCAGCCGCCGCGTGGACTACGTCACCACCGTCGAGAACGTCAAGCAAAGCACCAGTCTCCAAGATGAGCTGACCTACCTTACGATCAACCGAAACTGTGTCGGCACGGACGTCACCTGCGCTGGTTCGCTGTCGCGTTCCGATACGATCGCAGGCTGGTACGCCCAACCTCGGATGGACACTCTCACCGTCACCTCTCCCAACGACACCGGAACCGGACCGTACAAGATTGTGAACTTCACCGAGACCGTCGATTTCGTCGGTGAGTATCGTGACGGAAAAACAAAACCCGTTCGAGAAGTCAAAGCGGTCAACAATGTCCGGTTCGACAGCGCGAACGCCGCACTGGGTAAGGGAAAGTTCAAAGGAACGGTGTTCCGGGACCACGTCCCGAAGTTCACGCTCCACCTCAACGATCACGGAACCGATGCGGAGGCCCGCCACGTCGACGACGCCTTGAACCACCCCGAACGCACCTTCCCGGCGATACTTGGCAAGAACGTTCCCGGACAGACTCCGGATGATCCACTCAGGCGGTTGATGGATCCGGCTAAGAAGAAGCGCAACCACGACGCAGCCACCAGAATCTGCAGGAACGTCTGGGGAGACAGCTACCCGGCCGGCGGGCTTGACTGCGACGAGTACCCCTTCCAATCGACATACCAAGGCGCCGCCGAGTCCACCGACAACAGCCCATTCAGCTGGCACGGGTCGGCCCGGCCGATCCCTGCCCAAGACAACCAGAAGGGAGGCAATCAACTGGCCACCTTCTACGGCGTTAACCGCATCCTCGACAACGACCCCTTCTACGTCGCCGTGCAACCCTGA
- a CDS encoding conjugal transfer protein: MTRRGSPVPDAPVESLVRSVTRRGGTVLAWTVVLASPLVTLAALLLLRPTDAGAPSTQAAEQGYEAPGGWAEMYVRAWLSASREDAAGVEAFYPAGVRSTRARGTQVPVDTVTVSATAPSPGVWSVVVAVNVLTRQPDSHHVAAVSCVQVSLLEQHPADEVRRAYVAAALPALVACPATLPAAELAYPESAEVGGPIGQSVAGFLAAYVAGQGAVDRFVAPGAPLAAVTPAPYRAVRVEEVRTHETFEPGQAARPPDGTETRVLARAWGRDAAGEDTPLDYALTLRARAGRWEVRQIDPAPLSAAPPAPPPEPTQPPPATGPPAATSGRR, translated from the coding sequence GTGACGCGCCGGGGGTCGCCGGTGCCGGATGCCCCGGTGGAGTCGCTGGTGCGCTCGGTGACCCGCCGGGGCGGGACGGTCCTGGCGTGGACAGTGGTGCTGGCGAGCCCGCTGGTGACGCTGGCGGCGTTGCTCCTGCTGCGCCCGACCGACGCTGGCGCGCCCTCGACACAGGCGGCGGAGCAGGGGTACGAGGCGCCTGGTGGGTGGGCGGAGATGTATGTGCGGGCGTGGCTGTCGGCCAGCCGGGAGGATGCGGCCGGGGTGGAGGCCTTCTACCCGGCCGGGGTGCGGTCGACGCGGGCGAGGGGCACGCAGGTGCCGGTGGACACCGTGACCGTGTCGGCGACCGCGCCGTCGCCGGGTGTGTGGTCGGTGGTGGTGGCGGTCAATGTGCTGACGCGGCAGCCTGATAGCCACCACGTGGCGGCGGTGAGCTGCGTCCAGGTCAGCCTGCTCGAACAGCACCCGGCCGACGAGGTTCGCCGGGCCTACGTGGCGGCGGCGCTGCCCGCGCTGGTGGCCTGCCCGGCCACCCTGCCAGCCGCTGAGCTGGCCTATCCGGAGTCGGCCGAGGTTGGTGGGCCGATCGGCCAGTCCGTCGCGGGTTTCCTGGCCGCCTACGTGGCGGGGCAGGGTGCCGTGGATCGTTTCGTCGCACCGGGGGCGCCGCTGGCCGCGGTCACCCCGGCGCCGTATCGGGCGGTGCGGGTGGAGGAGGTGCGCACGCACGAGACGTTCGAGCCGGGGCAGGCGGCCCGCCCGCCGGACGGCACCGAGACCCGGGTGCTGGCCCGAGCCTGGGGCCGGGACGCCGCCGGGGAGGACACGCCGCTGGACTACGCCCTCACGCTGCGCGCGCGGGCCGGGCGGTGGGAGGTGCGGCAGATCGATCCGGCGCCGCTGAGCGCCGCACCGCCCGCACCCCCGCCCGAACCCACGCAGCCGCCTCCGGCCACGGGGCCGCCTGCCGCAACCAGTGGCCGCCGTTGA
- a CDS encoding RNA polymerase sigma factor: MAEKLERFDRIYRRYYTAVYRFVGRRVASAQVDDMTAEVFVVMWRRLGEMPREDRVLPWLYAVARRVLANETRRVQRARALAEQMADQAELRLGGDHAEAVIDRQLVAAAFDRLDERDQEVLRLVGWEGLSSAEVAAVLGCARTTAVMRISRARRRLLKGLRAQEWHEPAGAPELERTKGTR; the protein is encoded by the coding sequence ATGGCCGAGAAGCTGGAGCGCTTCGATCGCATCTATCGCCGCTATTACACAGCCGTGTACCGGTTTGTGGGTCGGCGTGTTGCGTCGGCGCAGGTGGACGACATGACGGCGGAAGTGTTTGTCGTCATGTGGCGCCGGCTGGGCGAGATGCCGCGCGAGGACCGGGTGCTGCCGTGGCTGTACGCGGTCGCGCGACGAGTACTGGCCAACGAAACCCGCCGTGTGCAGCGGGCCCGCGCTCTCGCTGAACAGATGGCCGACCAGGCAGAACTGCGCCTCGGTGGGGATCACGCGGAGGCGGTCATCGATCGGCAGCTGGTGGCGGCGGCGTTCGACCGTCTTGATGAGCGGGACCAGGAGGTTCTGCGATTGGTGGGTTGGGAGGGATTGAGTAGTGCCGAGGTTGCTGCGGTGCTGGGGTGCGCTCGGACGACCGCCGTGATGCGGATCAGCCGGGCGCGTCGCCGGTTGCTGAAGGGCCTGCGCGCGCAGGAGTGGCATGAACCCGCAGGCGCGCCGGAGCTGGAGCGGACGAAGGGAACACGCTGA
- a CDS encoding RNA polymerase sigma factor gives MSLSFRFVLVCVVVQIAGVGGAAWEGAPATSGVATNMERVLVSMSGGRSSGTVQVERGGPGLDEQSEVSDRMLWREVSAGSHAAFREFFHRHLRAVWNHAYRLTGSADVAEDLASITFLTAWRKRAQVVLVHDSALPWLFTIAGNAARDERRSTARRDRLVRRMRSGVAVPDHAEAVASQMDDQDRGRRLAEAVGRLPAAQRRVVELCLLGELPQSEVAAVLGVTEMTVRSNLARARARLRTMVKRAGSDDCA, from the coding sequence ATGTCGCTTTCATTCCGTTTCGTCCTGGTTTGTGTCGTTGTGCAGATTGCTGGCGTCGGTGGTGCAGCGTGGGAGGGGGCGCCGGCCACTTCTGGTGTGGCCACGAACATGGAGCGGGTCTTGGTGTCGATGAGCGGAGGGCGGTCGAGCGGGACGGTGCAGGTGGAGCGAGGCGGTCCAGGGTTGGATGAGCAGTCCGAGGTGTCGGATCGGATGCTGTGGAGGGAGGTGTCCGCGGGTAGTCATGCTGCTTTTCGGGAGTTCTTCCACCGTCATCTGCGGGCTGTCTGGAATCACGCGTATCGCTTGACCGGATCGGCTGACGTGGCTGAAGACCTCGCGTCCATCACGTTTCTCACGGCGTGGCGTAAGCGCGCACAGGTGGTGCTCGTGCACGACAGTGCGTTGCCGTGGTTGTTCACCATCGCGGGTAATGCGGCCCGCGATGAGCGTCGCAGTACGGCCAGGCGAGATCGGTTGGTCAGACGTATGAGAAGCGGGGTCGCCGTGCCTGACCATGCTGAAGCTGTCGCGAGCCAGATGGATGACCAGGATCGAGGACGACGGCTCGCCGAGGCGGTTGGTCGTCTACCTGCGGCGCAGCGTCGCGTCGTGGAGCTGTGCTTGCTGGGTGAATTACCGCAGTCCGAGGTGGCCGCTGTGCTGGGTGTTACCGAGATGACCGTGCGTTCGAATCTGGCCCGGGCCCGTGCCCGGCTTCGGACGATGGTGAAGCGAGCAGGGAGTGATGACTGTGCCTAA
- a CDS encoding DUF2891 domain-containing protein yields the protein MTGWDGERVRLLTASAGDLAGTALTNVVREYPHHESHWHVEGVPIPAPRLLHPCFYGSFDWHSCVEMFWVLVRLLRHHSAHVPATDIRRTLNEHLTTQALAAEIAYFAPDEHRTTQRPYGWSALLELTFETATWDDPDAARWSTALHELSAVFVARYLDWLPQTTYPIRHGVHDNGAFGLSRALPYASYLADRGDPRLQQVITETAWRWFGSDRDYPGAWEPSGADFLSPALAEAELMTRLLPATEFADWLQGFLPGIADQEPATLFTPVTVTDPSDGLIAHLHGLNLHRAWCWHRLAHTLPTDDDRIPAMLDTVHAHTHASLPQITGGSYAVEHFLTYYALLLLS from the coding sequence ATGACCGGGTGGGACGGCGAACGAGTCCGGTTACTGACGGCCAGCGCTGGTGATCTGGCCGGGACAGCGTTGACGAACGTCGTGCGTGAGTACCCGCACCACGAGAGTCACTGGCACGTCGAGGGCGTGCCCATCCCCGCCCCGCGACTGCTGCACCCGTGCTTCTACGGCAGTTTCGACTGGCATTCCTGTGTGGAGATGTTCTGGGTACTGGTGCGCCTGCTGCGCCACCACAGCGCTCACGTCCCGGCCACGGACATCCGCCGCACACTCAACGAGCACCTGACCACCCAGGCACTGGCCGCCGAGATCGCCTACTTCGCCCCCGACGAACACCGCACCACCCAACGCCCCTACGGCTGGTCGGCGCTGCTGGAACTCACCTTCGAGACCGCCACCTGGGATGACCCGGATGCGGCGCGCTGGTCAACAGCCCTGCACGAGTTGAGCGCGGTCTTCGTGGCCCGCTACCTCGACTGGCTGCCGCAGACCACCTATCCAATCCGGCACGGGGTGCACGACAACGGTGCGTTCGGGCTGTCCCGCGCCTTGCCCTACGCCAGCTACCTCGCCGACCGCGGCGACCCACGGCTGCAACAGGTCATCACCGAGACCGCCTGGCGGTGGTTCGGATCCGACCGTGACTATCCTGGCGCCTGGGAGCCCTCCGGGGCGGACTTCTTGTCCCCGGCCCTGGCCGAAGCCGAACTCATGACCCGCCTGCTGCCAGCGACGGAGTTCGCCGATTGGCTGCAGGGATTCCTGCCCGGCATCGCCGACCAGGAGCCCGCGACCCTGTTCACCCCGGTGACGGTCACCGATCCCTCCGACGGGCTGATCGCCCACCTCCATGGGCTCAACCTGCACCGCGCCTGGTGCTGGCACCGCCTCGCGCACACCCTCCCCACCGACGACGACCGGATCCCCGCCATGCTCGACACCGTCCACGCCCACACCCACGCCTCACTGCCCCAGATCACCGGCGGCTCGTACGCAGTCGAGCACTTCCTGACCTACTACGCACTCCTCCTGCTCAGCTGA